The Solea senegalensis isolate Sse05_10M linkage group LG9, IFAPA_SoseM_1, whole genome shotgun sequence genome has a segment encoding these proteins:
- the mrpl17 gene encoding 39S ribosomal protein L17, mitochondrial, with protein MRLTLHMLISHGRVARRMGMGPESRINMLRNILTGLVRHERVETTLGRADEVRFYAEKLIDYAKKGDTDEKAMKMANFWLTEKDLVPKLFKVLAPRFETHSRSYTRMVRIPNRQNLDRAKMAVLEYKGNPFPPLFPVKKQNELTLINQLLKGYREERAQELAAKS; from the exons ATGCGTCTCACGCTGCATATGTTGATCTCACACGGCCGGGTGGCCCGGAGGATGGGAATGGGACCGGAGTCCCGGATCAACATGCTGCGGAACATCTTGACGGGACTGGTCCGACATGAGAGGGTCGAAACCACGCTGGGCAGAGCAGACGAAGTCCGCTTCTACGCTGAAAAG CTGATTGACTACGCCAAAAAGGGGGACACTGATGAGAAGGCTATGAAAATGGCCAATTTTTGGCTGACG GAGAAGGACCTGGTCCCAAAGCTCTTCAAGGTCCTTGCCCCGCGGTTTGAGACTCATTCGAGAAGCTACACACGGATGGTGCGCATCCCCAACAGACAGAACCTGGACAGAGCTAAGATGGCTGTCCTGGAGTACAAGGGCAACCCCTTCCCACCTCTGTTTCCAGTGAAAAAGCAGAATGAACTGACTCTCATCAACCAGCTGCTGAAAGgctacagagaggagagggcacAAGAGCTGGCTGCAAAGTCATAG